In the genome of Balneolaceae bacterium, the window TTTCGGAATGGCCGTTGAATGAAGCAAACATCAAAGCCGTCCGCTCGAGCTGATCTCCTTCCTCAATATTCACACCCGAATCAACAATTTGACGAACCTGGTCCAGATCACCCTGCAAAGAAGCGTTTCGCAAGTCTTCAGCAGTGTAGGTTGTTCTGTTTTGAGGTTCTGTTTGAGAGGTAGTGCTTTGCGACTGTTCAGAACGATCATTTGATGAGCAGCCAGCCAGTAGAACTAATAACGTAAACGTGTATAGAAGTATATTTTTCATCATGGGTTAAAAATACATCATTCATGAATCTTTCAAAGCATTGAAAGAGGATTTTTCAAACACTACCCTATTTCCCGAACATTTCATGGAACGGCCGGATCGTACTTTTGTCTTCGGAAGAATCCAGAACCGAAAACAACACCTTTTGAAAACAGTTGTGAAATGCACCGGTTTGGCCGATATGATTCCGAAAGATTTTCGCCACGGTTTCAGGATCATTTTGAAATACGCCACACCCCCACGCTCCGAGAACAAGAGCATCGCATCCGTGATGAGCGGCAAGAGCCAGTATTTTTGAACTACGCTCCCGCAGAACGTATTCTATTTTCGAAATGTTTTCAGGCTCATTTTGCTCTACCGCCCCGGCATTTGGCGCCGGACTGGTGATAAAATGAACCGTATAAAATTCTTCCAGCAGCGCGCCGTCATCGGTTCGAAAGACAGGACAGCCGGGCGACCAGATCATCCGGTCGGAATACAACGTACTCCGGTGCGACCGGTGATATTCATAAAACGATGGACAATACTTCAAACTGAAATATAACCCGGAACTCCGGGCCAGGCTCTCTTCCTGTGCCTGAGCTCCTTTCAGAAATCCGCCTCCCGGATTGCGGGCCGAAGCAAAGTTGAGCACGCCGATATTTTCAAACTTCTCTTCCTGAGCGAGGCGTCGACTGCCCTGCAGTGTGGTTTCATTGCGGACTTCAAATCGTGTTTCGGTCCTTCCCGAAATCGGATTTTTCAGTACTGTCTGGAACATCGCCTCCAGCTGTTCCGGGGTATAACACTCCGTGTGCTCCAGGCAGAACTGTAACTGTTCGGAAATATCAACTGTCTGTCCCTTCGGCGATCTGTATTTTTCCCGTTCCAGAATTTGCAGGGTACGACGCGCAATCTCTTTTTTATTCATATCACTGTTCAGATTTTATCTATTCCACTGCCGGTAAAGTTGAATAATAATGAATGGTAATATCCTTGACTATTCCTCAAACCCGCTTCCCCACCAATTATTGCCGGGTGAGTAATCCGGCGATAAATAATCCAGACGCTGCTCTTCCAGCCGGGGCAATAGTTCATTTTCAACCGATTCCAGGTGACGCGCTTCCGCTTCCGGGTCATATAGTGGATCTGCCATTGGAAAGGTTGCATTGGTCATTTCAAGGTAATTTGACAGCTCGTTTCCAAGTCGCTCGGCAATGTCAGGGTGATTTGCATAAACATCCTCCTGTTCATAAACATCTGAATTCAGATCATATAAAACCTCTGTACTATCTGCGTGGTAACGAATCAGTTTCCAGCGACCGTCCCGAACAACAGATGAGGGCCTGCCTCCCTGGTTTCCATAATGTGGATAATGCCAAAAGAGCAACCGATCATCAATTTCTCCGCCATCCAGAAGCGGTTTAAGACTTACACCGTCAACGTGCTCATTGGGACGCAGATCGGCACCCACTAAATCCAGGATAGTTGGATAAAAATCAGTACCGGTTACAGGTGTATCATTTTCATCCCCCTGAAGATTCAACCACGGCACATTAATGAAGTATGGAACTTTGAGACCGCCTTCATACTGTGTCCCCTTTCCACCTCTCAGCGGTTTATTGGAGGTCGCATAATCATCGCCGGCGGCAACTCCACCATGGTCGGATGTAAAAATGACAATCGTTTCATCATCAACTCCCGCCTCCTCAAGTGTTTTCAAGACCTGTCCAACTGCATCGTCCATATGCTGAACCAATCCGGCATAAACAGGGTTATCCTGCACCGTTCGAATCGGCAGAAAATATCCCATCTCAAATCCGTTTTCCGCAATGCCCAGGCGCTCC includes:
- a CDS encoding sulfatase, whose product is MRDTFLKKAPLFFVLTFGIIVMSCTEESLNTPPQKPNVLFIIADDYGAHDMSAFGSDYYETPHLDSLASQSMIFTQGYASARVCSPARASIMSGKNTTRHGITDWIGAPVGEEWRESGRHTKLLPPDYQRSLPHTYTVLPEALKTEGYTTFYAGKWHLGSEGSYPENHGFDYNEGGFEAGGPYTGGYFSPFNNPKMEDYPDEIGMSYSEKLAKETSDFIRKNSKRPFLAFLSFYAVHAPIQTTEAYWQKYRDKAERLGIAENGFEMGYFLPIRTVQDNPVYAGLVQHMDDAVGQVLKTLEEAGVDDETIVIFTSDHGGVAAGDDYATSNKPLRGGKGTQYEGGLKVPYFINVPWLNLQGDENDTPVTGTDFYPTILDLVGADLRPNEHVDGVSLKPLLDGGEIDDRLLFWHYPHYGNQGGRPSSVVRDGRWKLIRYHADSTEVLYDLNSDVYEQEDVYANHPDIAERLGNELSNYLEMTNATFPMADPLYDPEAEARHLESVENELLPRLEEQRLDYLSPDYSPGNNWWGSGFEE
- a CDS encoding TIGR02452 family protein, which gives rise to MNKKEIARRTLQILEREKYRSPKGQTVDISEQLQFCLEHTECYTPEQLEAMFQTVLKNPISGRTETRFEVRNETTLQGSRRLAQEEKFENIGVLNFASARNPGGGFLKGAQAQEESLARSSGLYFSLKYCPSFYEYHRSHRSTLYSDRMIWSPGCPVFRTDDGALLEEFYTVHFITSPAPNAGAVEQNEPENISKIEYVLRERSSKILALAAHHGCDALVLGAWGCGVFQNDPETVAKIFRNHIGQTGAFHNCFQKVLFSVLDSSEDKSTIRPFHEMFGK